From a single Zingiber officinale cultivar Zhangliang unplaced genomic scaffold, Zo_v1.1 ctg157, whole genome shotgun sequence genomic region:
- the LOC122036411 gene encoding uncharacterized protein At1g28695-like isoform X1, with protein MSNSGSISGHAITGFLLFVVVICVGFLLPHESRVTYFRSQWMVNYTKTEPTPLPKDELEASLERLSMPNKTLIIAVLNKAYIEQNGMLQLFLQGFREGHDTCFLIHHLLFVAVDQASFDHCLAQHLNCYKLVADGVDFSAEAFYNSNEFLDMMWRRTQFLGDVLRRGYSFIFTDMDVLWLRNPFSKLQYEGEDMLMSSDWFNGNPFDDSNFFNTGFYFASPNNGTIALFDEWYASKNSSGKNDQDTLLQMKRDGVFRRLGLKVRYLDTNSFTCFCHKSKDFGEVVTVHANCCVTVKAKLTDLTAVLEVWKANNGTSNVTWPAETGFCL; from the exons ATGAGCAACTCAGGCAGCATCTCTGGCCATGCCATCACCGGTTTTCTTCTGTTTGTTGTGGTCATCTGTGTCGGCTTCTTGCTGCCTCATGAGTCGAGGGTGACTTACTTTCGCTCTCAATGGATGGTAAACTAT ACCAAAACAGAGCCAACTCCATTGCCAAAAGATGAACTAGAAGCATCGCTGGAGAGGCTCTCAATGCCCAACAAGACCCTCATCATCGCAGTGCTCAACAAGGCATACATCGAACAAAACGGCATGTTGCAGCTCTTCCTTCAGGGCTTTCGAGAAGGCCATGACACTTGCTTTCTGATCCATCATCTCCTCTTCGTTGCGGTGGACCAGGCTTCCTTCGACCATTGCCTTGCCCAGCACCTCAACTGCTACAAGCTTGTCGCAGATGGCGTCGACTTCTCCGCTGAGGCGTTCTACAATTCGAACGAGTTTCTTGATATGATGTGGAGGAGGACCCAATTCCTTGGTGATGTTCTCAGGCGTGGATACAGCTTCATTTTCACA GATATGGATGTGTTGTGGCTACGGAATCCGTTCTCGAAGCTACAGTATGAAGGGGAGGATATGCTAATGAGCAGTGACTGGTTCAATGGCAATCCCTTTGACGACTCCAACTTCTTCAACACAGGGTTCTACTTTGCGTCCCCGAACAATGGAACTATAGCTTTGTTCGATGAATGGTATGCATCTAAGAACTCATCGGGAAAGAATGATCAAGATACGTTGCTGCAGATGAAGAGGGATGGAGTCTTTAGGAGGCTGGGGCTGAAAGTTAGGTACCTGGACACAAATTCCTTCACCTGTTTCTGCCACAAGAGTAAGGATTTTGGTGAAGTAGTCACAGTGCACGCGAATTGTTGTGTGACTGTGAAGGCCAAGCTTACAGATCTCACAGCTGTGCTCGAGGTTTGGAAAGCTAACAACGGGACATCAAATGTGACATGGCCGGCAGAAACTGGGTTTTGCTTGTGA
- the LOC122036411 gene encoding uncharacterized protein At1g28695-like isoform X2: MSNSGSISGHAITGFLLFVVVICVGFLLPHESRVTYFRSQWMTKTEPTPLPKDELEASLERLSMPNKTLIIAVLNKAYIEQNGMLQLFLQGFREGHDTCFLIHHLLFVAVDQASFDHCLAQHLNCYKLVADGVDFSAEAFYNSNEFLDMMWRRTQFLGDVLRRGYSFIFTDMDVLWLRNPFSKLQYEGEDMLMSSDWFNGNPFDDSNFFNTGFYFASPNNGTIALFDEWYASKNSSGKNDQDTLLQMKRDGVFRRLGLKVRYLDTNSFTCFCHKSKDFGEVVTVHANCCVTVKAKLTDLTAVLEVWKANNGTSNVTWPAETGFCL, encoded by the exons ATGAGCAACTCAGGCAGCATCTCTGGCCATGCCATCACCGGTTTTCTTCTGTTTGTTGTGGTCATCTGTGTCGGCTTCTTGCTGCCTCATGAGTCGAGGGTGACTTACTTTCGCTCTCAATGGATG ACCAAAACAGAGCCAACTCCATTGCCAAAAGATGAACTAGAAGCATCGCTGGAGAGGCTCTCAATGCCCAACAAGACCCTCATCATCGCAGTGCTCAACAAGGCATACATCGAACAAAACGGCATGTTGCAGCTCTTCCTTCAGGGCTTTCGAGAAGGCCATGACACTTGCTTTCTGATCCATCATCTCCTCTTCGTTGCGGTGGACCAGGCTTCCTTCGACCATTGCCTTGCCCAGCACCTCAACTGCTACAAGCTTGTCGCAGATGGCGTCGACTTCTCCGCTGAGGCGTTCTACAATTCGAACGAGTTTCTTGATATGATGTGGAGGAGGACCCAATTCCTTGGTGATGTTCTCAGGCGTGGATACAGCTTCATTTTCACA GATATGGATGTGTTGTGGCTACGGAATCCGTTCTCGAAGCTACAGTATGAAGGGGAGGATATGCTAATGAGCAGTGACTGGTTCAATGGCAATCCCTTTGACGACTCCAACTTCTTCAACACAGGGTTCTACTTTGCGTCCCCGAACAATGGAACTATAGCTTTGTTCGATGAATGGTATGCATCTAAGAACTCATCGGGAAAGAATGATCAAGATACGTTGCTGCAGATGAAGAGGGATGGAGTCTTTAGGAGGCTGGGGCTGAAAGTTAGGTACCTGGACACAAATTCCTTCACCTGTTTCTGCCACAAGAGTAAGGATTTTGGTGAAGTAGTCACAGTGCACGCGAATTGTTGTGTGACTGTGAAGGCCAAGCTTACAGATCTCACAGCTGTGCTCGAGGTTTGGAAAGCTAACAACGGGACATCAAATGTGACATGGCCGGCAGAAACTGGGTTTTGCTTGTGA